The nucleotide sequence TCGGCGTCGGGGTGGCGATTCACAACCACGGACCGGGCGCGCGGTATGACAAGGCGGCGGACACCCTGCGCGCGGTGGAGGGGCGGCACCCGCTCATCGGCGCGTGCGTGGACACGGGGCACGCGCTGCGGTCCGGCGAGGCGCCGCACGACGTGATCGCGGCGCTCGGCCCGCGGGTGCTCACCCTGCACCTGAAGGACTGGAAGACCGGCGGCGCCGAGGCGATTCTCGGCGAGGGCGGCATGGACATGCCCAAGGTGGCGGCGGCGCTGCGCGGTGCCGGGTTCGCCGGGCCGATCAGCATGGAGTTCGAGCTGGACCCGGAGGACCCGGCGCCCGGCATGGCCCGGGGCCTGGCGGCGTGGCGCCAGGTGACGGGTTGGGAGGACAGAAGTGTTTGATAGCTGATATAGCTGTTTATATTTAATAGTTATGTGCTCCGCCAGGTGTCCCGCCCGGCGGGGCGTTTTTTTGGGTGGGGCGGCGCG is from Candidatus Hydrogenedentota bacterium and encodes:
- a CDS encoding sugar phosphate isomerase/epimerase, whose protein sequence is MPTLGHVGAQSYSFRKFDFKGALDRLADLGLDTMEFCAVHFPPDPDNPGLGKILAELARRGVSVPCYGVEAFGGDAAANRRKFEFARALGARFITADPAPESFDGLEALVEEFGVGVAIHNHGPGARYDKAADTLRAVEGRHPLIGACVDTGHALRSGEAPHDVIAALGPRVLTLHLKDWKTGGAEAILGEGGMDMPKVAAALRGAGFAGPISMEFELDPEDPAPGMARGLAAWRQVTGWEDRSV